The following are from one region of the Polycladomyces subterraneus genome:
- a CDS encoding ABC transporter ATP-binding protein, which translates to MGQAPLIQLYDVVKIYRTADGEWRPLDGVTASIDAGQMIAVMGPSGTGKSTLFRLLNRLEEPDRGSITYRGKPLTEWHPIRLRREVHYVFQTQVLFPGTVEDNLSYPYKLVGERADRKGLARLLERVGLPASYLTRRVEQMSGGEKQRVNLARSLALDSPVLLLDEPTSALDPEGASMVEQEICRLHKAGKTIVWITHDPQQAERIAEEIWVLENGQLQRKEGVKT; encoded by the coding sequence ATGGGACAAGCACCGCTCATCCAATTATATGATGTGGTCAAGATATATCGGACAGCAGATGGGGAGTGGCGACCCCTCGACGGGGTGACTGCCTCGATTGATGCGGGGCAGATGATCGCCGTCATGGGGCCTTCCGGTACGGGGAAAAGCACATTGTTCCGCTTGCTCAACCGCTTGGAGGAACCGGATCGGGGAAGCATCACCTACCGGGGAAAACCCTTGACCGAGTGGCACCCCATTCGGCTTCGACGAGAGGTTCACTATGTGTTTCAGACGCAAGTGTTGTTTCCCGGAACGGTTGAGGACAACCTGTCCTATCCCTACAAATTGGTGGGAGAGAGAGCTGACAGGAAGGGATTGGCACGTTTGTTGGAGCGGGTGGGATTGCCCGCATCGTATCTGACTCGGCGGGTGGAACAGATGTCGGGTGGAGAAAAACAGCGGGTCAACTTGGCCCGGTCTTTGGCATTGGACTCACCGGTACTGTTGCTGGATGAGCCCACTTCCGCACTCGATCCGGAAGGAGCATCAATGGTGGAACAGGAGATTTGTCGGTTGCACAAGGCGGGAAAAACCATCGTCTGGATCACGCATGATCCGCAACAGGCCGAGCGAATAGCCGAGGAAATCTGGGTTCTGGAAAACGGCCAACTGCAGCGGAAGGAGGGGGTAAAAACGTGA
- a CDS encoding ABC transporter permease, giving the protein MTATATVWTLAFVLVAMGFSLWLRLGLERDLAIGTIRAAIQLIAVGYVLHFVFSRQSAYWMVLMWTVMIVVAARNSATRGKGIPWIFLRIFFTLSVVTGFTLLMMVWMKLIPVKAQVLIPVSGMVIGNSMVVSSLLLNRMKELSESMREEILVSLSLGATSRQASARLLKRSIRSGMIPIIDSLKTVGLVQLPGMMTGLIIAGTNPIEAVRYQLLIMFSFTASSALTSILLGFLVYPTLFTPAHQWIGWREPDTT; this is encoded by the coding sequence GTGACTGCGACCGCAACCGTGTGGACACTGGCGTTTGTATTGGTGGCGATGGGGTTCTCGCTTTGGTTGCGGCTGGGGCTGGAACGCGATCTTGCCATCGGTACGATACGCGCTGCCATTCAGTTGATCGCTGTCGGGTATGTGCTGCATTTCGTTTTCAGTCGGCAGAGTGCCTATTGGATGGTGTTGATGTGGACAGTGATGATCGTGGTCGCCGCACGCAATTCGGCGACCCGCGGGAAGGGCATTCCCTGGATTTTCTTGCGCATTTTCTTTACATTGTCCGTGGTTACCGGGTTCACCTTGCTGATGATGGTCTGGATGAAACTGATACCGGTCAAGGCACAGGTTTTGATTCCTGTTAGCGGGATGGTCATCGGCAACAGTATGGTGGTTTCGTCCCTGTTGCTCAACCGAATGAAAGAACTGTCCGAATCGATGCGCGAGGAAATTTTGGTCTCATTGTCGCTCGGTGCCACAAGCCGCCAGGCCAGTGCGCGTTTGTTGAAGCGCTCGATTCGTTCTGGTATGATTCCGATCATCGACTCATTAAAAACTGTCGGTCTGGTGCAGTTGCCCGGGATGATGACCGGATTGATCATTGCGGGGACCAATCCGATCGAAGCTGTACGGTACCAGTTGCTGATCATGTTTTCCTTCACGGCCTCTTCTGCGTTGACCAGCATTTTGTTGGGATTTCTCGTCTATCCGACATTGTTCACACCGGCTCACCAATGGATCGGGTGGCGTGAACCGGACACGACATAG